TTGTCTTACTATTATCAATACTCCATCATAAGCAGggttaattataattatgtgtgtgtatatataaactatttaaATTATAGTCTCAGttaacagaattattttcaaatatgaaGGCTTTGGTTTGTAAAGTGATTCAGCTTGCTGATATTGCGCAAATGTACTTTGTTCAACTCGTAGTGCTGCGGTAATGATTAAAAGTGTCATATATCTTCTAGCCGGCTTTTTAATTGTTGTCATATATCCCGTAAATTTTCACAGTATGTTGTAGCCTGAAACTAAAACTATACAATATTCTGATAGTTAGTTTAAAAGTGACctagtttataatttttcacGTAAGATGCTTATTATACCACATACAGTGCTGTATGGGAATGTTCTAAATCAAGCGGACGACAACCTTCATTGAAGCGTGGCAGACGCTCATAAGCTCGGCTAATCAGATACAAAATTAAGCCACGCGAGCCAGATGGACAATCAGAAAGCTCAGATAGGGTCTATTATATAATCTTCCCTTGGGAAAAGAAAATTGGCGGGTACAGCATTTGTCTCCCGCTTAGTGTGCAACATAACTTATCAACGCTCTACGCGCACTCACTGTCATACACAGAGGAGCGCAGTTCAAGTTGTTAATACAGTTTTCAATATTACTAGGAAGTACTGGACTAACCAAAGATGTTAGGTTTTTGTGGTTTCCTGGAATTCAGATTCACGCCACTATCGATTCCATCCTGATGTGTTGAGTAAAATGCACCTCAAGGTACGTTAATCAAGTGAGTCGTACAaatcttaaacaaaaaaaatcctgagCACATTGAGCTACACGTAAatgtctctctcacaaacacacaatggcATATCTaaatcctaaaaaaaattaaataaaaaaaaaaaaaaataaataaaaagataaaaattttaaagtggtgtctccacacacacaagagagagagagatgatgatgataggcCGATGTGCGTCGGTAGCCAATGCCGATAAAGACATCTACATCGAGATTTATTTCGTGGTCAATTTATCAAATGGATGAAGATTTGATTTAATTGATCATCACTGACAGTGGTCAGTTCACCATATGGCATCACGAACTGTTCACACATGACACAAATTGGGATGGAGGCATTGTTGGAAAGTAAAAGCTGTCCCAATCCAAACGACAGTCCAGTGACATTGGAGGAATCATCTTTATAAGATTAGGTTAGGGTGAAGACCGTTATGTCGACTAGGCCAAGCAGACGTGACCTCAtaaccccacccaccaccaccaaaaattTCTTACTTGTGTAATGAGCGCTGATATGGAGAACACGTCTGTAACTGAAGACTGCTACATGAAGGGATTAATCTTCGATAGCGTGTCAACACCAGataaagtgacagaaaaaaaaaaaaaaatcggcccctttctacacacccacacagggGTCTCTTGGGTTCCTGTGGTTAACTCGTGTTCTGATTGTATCTGGGGAATCACATTCGACTGGAGACTGTCCTCTGTCATTAAAATCAACGTCGTCTTATCCACTTACTGGTTGTGAGAAGAGAGCTCGTGCTCCTGCCAATGCATGCTcggacgtgtgtgtgtttgtaagtgcgTGTGCACTGTGTTAGAATGTATGTTCCAAGGAGTCTGCCTGCCTTTCATGTTGTATCTCGTACTCTTATGTGCTGTCAGCCCTCAAGTGATCAGAGCCTTAACAATAAAGTTTGCTAGTTCAAGTAAATGATTGAAGTATGGCTCAGACGTTCAGTGTGTTGAGAAAGAGCGATGACAGCACATTTTGACACGTGTGTGCAGCCGTCGTGATGTATTCGTCTAAAGCTGTGGTGGTTACAGCACTGTTACAGTGGTTACACACTGAATCCGTGTACAACAGTAGAGACAGCCCAGTAATTATGTATACAGGCTGCATCTCCTCCTTCGTTTAGTCCAGACTCTTTTGAAGCTCACCTGAAGGCAATTTCTGGTTTTTGTGGTCTTTCGTTAAGCAGGTGTTTAAACGTTTAAGAGCTACACGTGACTGGTAATGTTGTGATGCTGTCGCATACAGAGGTACAGCCGGGTGGGTGAGCGGCGCACCTGTCCGCGTGGCCTTGTCGCCACCTACTTACCGCAGACCATACCCCATGAGCATGCCCTACTACCCGTATTAGTAACCCTGTAGTTACCAGCAAACGTGCGGGATGTGTCTtggcgcgcatgcgcagttcgACTTTCTTTAACCGTTTGCCGACTCAAGTGTGGGGCGAGCGGCTGCATGATCAATGCTTCACCTCAAGACGCTTGCGAGTCTTACGAGTACAGCCAACTGCAAATACCGCAGTTGCTTATGTTTAGAGACCAGAAATCACACTTGATAAGAGTGTAGGATGCTTGAAAAATGTCAGTACTGCGAGGCGGTCTCAGAAACTAAGgacaaaggataaaaataaatcagtaagaggtgaaatttatgtaaaaacgttaaaatatataaatatcatgGAAAAAAGGAGAGGAGCGCACAAAAACAATTACACCTAATTGTTGGTTTCAattgattaaaatataataGTAGAGCATGTGCCTGTGACGGCTGCTCCACGACTGGAAGGCGTGTTTTTATCAAATTGCTGATgatagaggagagagagagagagggttaaGCCAGTGTACACAGTCAAGCGTGCTAATGACGTAACACCACGTACAGTCACGGCACGCGGCTCGTGGCCAGTCTCGCGCGGTCGGCATGGGGATATCGTTGAGGAGACTGGCCTCCGTCATTGGTATCAAGGTCCCTTTTCCACTTAGTGGTTTTGAGAAGAGGGCTCGTGCTCCTTCCGATGCACAGTTTTCTTTACTCGTCCGTTAGTCTCGTCGCCTCTTGACCTTCGCGCGGAAAAAGGACAGACAGGGTCACGACACTCTCGCCGCACCCGACTTTTCAACAAAACGTATGCACGGAGTCTTCCTCGGATTATCACTGTCAAGCAACGCTCTCAGATATGTATGTATGCTCgtatgtgtgttgtatgtatgcatgcatgccaAAGATGGTGCTCAGATTTGTTGATATGTATagacaaacacatgaacagatgAATAGTAAGAACGCGCGGAtgcataaatatttctaaacatttacAAAGTGCAGCCATGGTTAGGATTTTTCGCCCAACTGTTTTTAAacgaaaataaactttctttaaaaaaaacctccctGCCAAACACCTTGTTTTATAATTGCTCTTTCCCCAAACTATACAAAGATCTTCTGtaatgagggaaaaaaatctcgtgttaaatttgtttttctccatgTTTGAGTGCGTTGTTCAATTACGATTAGcggtatgtttattattttattttcagtatcaTTTATTTGTGTGCGTTTTCTTTTATGTACATGCTTAGTTGTATACCACGCCGTCTACGAGTGCGTGTCTTGAGATTCTGAAGCGGTTTAGAGTCAACTTTTAAGATCGGGATAGTGTTCTAGTAAACAAAGGgaagaaaacattgtttagaAGAACAGACTGCGCAGATGTCAGGTTAGGAGTAATAACAGTAGACGAACTAGTGTCATCGGTTAATAGTAATAACAGTAGACTGGATAAAGTTGCGGGTCATCCAGAGTCGGCGCAAGGCTGGGCTAGACGAAAGACAAATACTGTACTCCCCTCTCCTCAAAAACGCGaatcatttatcatcatcatcaacaacaacaaaaattatatatttaggCTTAACGCTTTTcttaactgaaaatttaaacaataaacccAGGCTTACATATTACCAGTAATGATTGTCGTGGCCTGTCTCGGGACTCATCACATTTGCACTCGAGAGCAAATGTGCAACCAAAACATTTATCAGTCATTCGACAAGTCAAACAACAATACCAATAGATCCGTAAAGAACGATTTCTGGTGACAAATGAACACATACAACCTAGCTGAAGATGCATCACGTGTAATAtgccttccttccacacaataGCAGCTAGTGACAAGCTTATCCACTCAGGTGTTTCCGTTGCCCTCCCACCCACCTGCAGACCGCACCGTGATAAAGACAGGATTGTAGAGGATCCGCTCGCCCAGTGGAATGTTTTGTTGAGCTTTACAAGACCACTAACACTAACTCAACCACTTGCATCTATACAAGATATAAGAAACAAGGAAATATAATTAAGGTAAAGAGacaaatcgtgttaataaaatttatatttatacagcTATATGACAATGTAAAAAGATCATGCaaacttttctttacaaactctcgTGCTTGTAGGACCATGGAGTTGAATCTTGATTTGTTCACACTTTTCTCCGAAAATTAGGACACAGTCTAATCATGgaggtgtataggtggactgctgtcttgtctgtcgagaccaacgcttagcctcttgcgaagttctccgctgttagtctcggcgagcataaacaaagaatggggctaaaccggaagcttggtgcaaacatgcctcgttttagtagttaatctgaagtgtgaataaactggaagctttgtacacaactgcctcgtttttttagttaactggaaaaaatcgtctgccagtagttcagtaatacaagttcgtgtctCATCCACAAATATATTATATTCCACTCAATGTAGTCcaccaatatatttttaaagaacaacTCAGTTCAATTCACCGATATTCTTTACAGCAAAATCCAGTTCACAGATGTATTCTTATAGTACAGTTCAGTACACAAATCTTCTGAAAGACCTGTAACGAGACAACTTTGCAGGAATGGTAGGAGCGACAGAGCAGataaatacaaagtaaaatcaaaCAGCAAGCTTTAATGTCACTAGCAaatgtctgcagccgctcagaaaagtgaggctgtgggttttaagtttcAACTACCCAGACTATCAAAGAATGGCTCATTAAAATTAAACCTTTTTCGAGAATTGCTCGCCGTCTTTGATTAGTAATAAGAATTACTTTTTGAAAGTAATCTGTTTgtcaattgcaggcgtgcatcatgCACACACGGATACTTGCACACCTATACCTAGACATGATTTGGGGAATTTCAAACACTCGCTTAAAAAGCTGTATGGAGTGGTGCAGAATTTTCCTCgtcttgttttgttctttggtCTGGAACTCTAGCTATCACGACTTCTAGCCTGTAGATCACTCTAATCACAGTGCCCAGATTTCTAACCCTCCCTATCCCCCGCTCGTTTCCATCCCGAGAGTTTTGCCTGACAGGTGGGCGAGCGGTACGTTGGAGCTTCTTGGAGACACTAACAAGACAAAGCACTCGCAAGAACTGTTTTTCGTTAGTGAAAAAGTGTGAggcagaaaataaaagcatcagATAAGTCAGAAAGCGGAGGACAGCTTTGTCAATGGACTGTGTGAAGACCTTGCACTGTTAGCGACTGTGATTACTATTGTTGCTGTTAGTTATCGATGTACATGCTAGATTGCACGAGCTCGCCCATACTTCCTCGATCATCTGGTCATGTTTCAGGACAAGCAACCACAGCAACACAGTAGCCCCCTTATCTGAAAACAGCTCCACTTCAAGTGTTCAGCATGTCACGGACGTAGACAAAACGGACTTTAACGACAAGGAAGGGGCCGAGTTGACACCCTCCGACAAGGCTCGTTGTGTGTCTGCAAGGGATGTCATCCAGCTTGGCGTGTCATTGGTGCTGGGATGGGCATTTGGCGTGGCCCTAGAGAAAAGCAGAGGTCATCATCATAGTCGTCGACAACGACctcgttgtcgttgtcattgcTATCATTTTTGTCATTGGTGAAAGGAAAATAATCGCAGCCTGTGAAACAACTTTCACTTACATGTTCACAGTAGTGTGTATCGTTCTCTCaaatataggtgtgtgtgtgtgtgactgcggTGATCGCACGTAttgttgtgtggtggtgggtACGTGCGTGTGTAAAACCCATTCAGGCATGTCGAAGACATTCTTTAGAATGTAAAGAAGTTTACATGTGTAAATTGATGTATATACGATATAGCGTTTGGTGTTTTTCAGTGTTTGAGCCGAAATCCATCAGGCTGCAAATGGTATTCGAGCGATGGATTatgctgaaaatgtttctgaCGGCAGTTGCTACAGGTATGCCATATCCCTATCACTCTTTTGTTCTGACAatgccagtcgtcttcaatcaCTACAATCATTAAATATGCTTTCTCTCTACCTCTATATAACAGATTACATTAGGTAAATCATTTACAAATGTGATACAATGTCTATAGGTTTACTAAGTTAATAGTATGTCACTGTGTGGGTCTGCctgtgttttgtgtgcgtgcttgtgtgaaTGTCAGGTCACCTTGTTCTAGGTGTCATGTCTCTAATACCAATCTGCAAAAGCCGCCTGGAGCTAGCAGAAGAAGAATACCTGTGCTGTCTGAAGAAGAAGGGGATAATCACTTCCTGCCTAGGCCCATTCCTTCTAGGAGTTGGAATGACACTGGCGGGTGCAGTGAGTTGGATTGTTCGTCTTCCTTGGCCTGCGTTTGCTTGATTGTAACTGTTCACTTCGCCTGGAGCAGAGCTCGTCTCTATTCTTCAGTCCTGTGCTGTACTGACCATCATCCTGTGTCTGTACTGACCATCATCCTGTGTCTGAATTTACCATAATTCTGTGCTGTAATCACCATCATCCTGTGTCTGTAATCAGTATTATcctgtgtctgtatttactgtcATCCTGAGCTGTAATCACCATCATCCTGTGTCTGTAATCACCATCATCCTGTGTCTGTAATCACCATCATCCTGTGTCTGTAATCACCATCATCCTGTGTCTGTAATCACCATCACCTGTGTCTGTAATCACGATCATCCTGTTTCTGTTGTTCACAGTGTCCCGGCATGGTCCTAGCGCAGGTTGGAGCCTGGGTTCCCAATTCCAGTGAGTGAGACATCAGAGCTATTCATTCATTCTGTTTACTGTTGGAGGTACTTTATACGAAactaagaaataattttagtttttaaatcttttttattatgGACGTTCACAGAAGctataaaacacacaaaagggACAAAATCTGAATACTGCAAAaacagtataaaatattttcataccaTCAGCACTCTACATCCTCATCAGTTATTCActtgacatttatttcatgaaaataCACAGGTTTCCTCTTAGTGCCCTTTCTCACCAAAACggattttctttatctttgaatTAAGTGAATGgaatttctttttgaaagagaATGAATTTATCTTTGAAAGGCGCTGATtgatttctttatctttgaatAGCATtagtttctctctgtcttttaaGGCTTTAATTTCTTCATCTTTGAAAGATAATGATTGAATTTTAAGTGCAGTCTTCACACTGCTGGGTTGTCTGCTGGGCGCCTTGCTGTACGGCCTTGTGGCTTCTACTGTCGAGCGGCTCACACAACCCAAAACTCCTTTCATCCATCACCAGTAAGCACAATGAATGGACAGTGTACTGGTGAGAGAATGTGTTATAGCAGTTACATTAGCTGGTACATTAGTGTTACATTAGCTGGCACATTAGTGTTACATTAGCTGCTACATTAGTGTTACATTAGCTGCTACATTAGCTGGTACATTAGTGTTACATTAGTGCTACATTAGCTGGTACATTAGTGTTACATTAGCTGTTACATTAGTGTTACATTAGCTGGCAAGAATATGGCAACGCCTTACCAGTCCGGCAGTGTGTTCCACAGAGGGGCGGTAGGCAGTACAGTCGATAACAGCAGGTGTATGGTAGATAACAGCAAGTTTACAGAAGTTCACAGCAGGTTTACAGTAGGTAGTAGTTTACAGTATGTTGCGCCAGGTTTGCAGTAAGTTGCAGTAAGTAATAGTTAGACGAGTGTTAGCAGTGTGGTAGTATGTTCAAATGGTGCGATAACTTAGAcaaggaaaagataaataaatgtcgTGATCAACTTTTATGAACAGCTCAACTCCGTATGGACACTTATTATGTGTGATGTATATGCAGACCTGTACAAGAAGCTAAAGTGGGCCAGACATACTAATGCGAATATACACGAGTCCACTTGCATGTAATAGTtgacgtgtgtgtatgtgtgtgcgttcaGAAGTACAtacagtatttgtgtgtgtgttgaaagagTTCACAAGAAGCTGAACAAGCCATTCGCCCTGCTGGCTCTGCCTGCCTGCTGCTTGCTGGCTGTTACTGTGCTACTGATGGAACTCTTCCTGCCGTATCAAGACAACCTAGAGGTAAGCATGTATCCGCGCCTACTTCACTATGCATCACATCGaactacacacccacacatcttAATGATTCATGCCACATGCTCTgctgtaataaaaatgtaagatattCGACAGGTACTAGTTGATTAAAATGAGGTAATGTGGCCTTTCTTTAATACACTTATTTCACCTTTAGGCAGGTAGAGCGAGTACAACATGTCCCGTAGCTATCCTTACTAAAAATATCCTTAAAGATGGCTACATCTGGACTGTCTGGTCCACCGACGTGGGCGATCCACTGACCTTATAAACATCAATCAGAGTGTGGAGATGCGcgagaaagtgagtgagagagtgcgtgtgcgtgtgcgtgtgcgtgtgcgtgtgcgtgtgcgtgtgcgtgtgcgtgtgcgtgtgcgtgtgccttCCCTTCGATCTGGTCCAGGAGAGCAGCGAGCTCTGATCACCTTTACAGTTCTAGAATTTTGGATTTGGATTGAACGTGAGCGATGCTGCTTTCACTGTCTGGGGAGTACTGTGCATGGGATACTGGTCATTTCTAATTGTTTCATATGCACTAAGGATGCGacaaaagagagatagagaagggagagaaggatAAAGAAAGCACGACTTGTGACGTGCGATAACATCCCAGGAGAACCAGTGCAGGCTGATGGAGGCGATAAACAGCATCACCGTAACGATGTGCAACGATGGACAACAGGAGAATGGACTGTCTCTCACCTCCTTGCAAAGGCAATCTACAACTACGCCAACACTATCGCACCGGAAAAGCAGATAGCCCAGTGGCTAGAGCTGTGGCATCCGAACTGAGATTCGCTCTGGTTCAAAGCCCGGGCAGCGCAGCTAatttcccccagtcgacccacgTGGCTGGAATGCTTACCTGACTCAATCCAGAGCTGGGAAGGGTAAGGCAGCGAAGGAAAAGAGATGGCACtgccctcacgtaaagctggccaCGGGAAAAACGAGGTCTGTAAcacctcactctctactgtgtGGCATTCAGCTGTAGAATCTAGAGACTACATATGTACAGCATCAGTGCCAAAGTGATCAGTTGATAGGACACGTGTATTATAAAACCGTAGTTGACGGCAGCACGCGTGAGTGGTTCAGAAAACAACAGCATTGCATAGCAAGGAGACAACATAAAGACTAAACTTATCTTCCCATCAGCTTTAGAGGCTGAAATGTAGGGGTTAGTTTTTATATCGACTATATCTACTAATAtctgaggaaaacaaaaaaaaaacaaaaaaaaaacaaaacaaaaaaacaaaaaaaaaacgaaacaaaacaaaacaaaacaaaaacaaaacgcaAACCGTTGAGGTTTGATCTTTGACTAGATAACAAGCAAAAGGGAAGGAATGCAAGAAGCCAGCCAGCAAGAAAGGTTCTCTCCCCTATTTTGTCGGTCATAGCATGGACGTGTAAAGGTGtacctctgtctgtctgccaagaccaacgtttagcctctttcgaagtgatccgctgttagtctcggcgagcctaaacagtATGACtagccggaagctttgtagcctaatgcctcgttttagtagttaactggaaaaaatcgtctgccagcagtccagtaatacaagttcgtggtcataGATATCTAGTTTTCtgcaaacatatttaaataaataattgttttgtgtACCTGAAGCATATTTATTATGAATgttataaaaatcataaaaaactaaaaacaactaTTGATGACTTGTCATTTTACAGCACCCTGAAAAGCTCAGTTACAACATAGCGGAGACGATTGCCTGGCCACCATCTGTTGGAGGTAACACACATATCTTGAGACGACATCGATGTCAAGTACTTTGGTACTGATTATTCATAAAACAGCCAATAGGAATCCATAAGAAGCAATAACGCAGCTT
The Pomacea canaliculata isolate SZHN2017 linkage group LG2, ASM307304v1, whole genome shotgun sequence genome window above contains:
- the LOC112558218 gene encoding uncharacterized protein LOC112558218; this encodes MTSNHSNTVAPLSENSSTSSVQHVTDVDKTDFNDKEGAELTPSDKARCVSARDVIQLGVSLVLGWAFGVALEKSRVFEPKSIRLQMVFERWIMLKMFLTAVATGHLVLGVMSLIPICKSRLELAEEEYLCCLKKKGIITSCLGPFLLGVGMTLAGACPGMVLAQVGAWVPNSIFTLLGCLLGALLYGLVASTVERLTQPKTPFIHHQVHKKLNKPFALLALPACCLLAVTVLLMELFLPYQDNLEHPEKLSYNIAETIAWPPSVGGMIVGALQLPMVLVLKDTLGSSSSYVTVMSQWVVTSNLQRKFQYLAVRRTGVGNWWQVFYVSGGIVGGLSSSLASHSLASSQGVGVFEALCGGVVMLLGARLAAGCTSGHGISGVGLLMWLSLLAVPCMFGGAIVTAFIMRASNGSLDRFVNETLVI